Proteins encoded together in one uncultured Fibrobacter sp. window:
- a CDS encoding pitrilysin family protein, with protein MTRHFFRTIFGLALVPAFALAAVNLPVHKEVLPNGLTVLLHPNKQAPTVSCRLFYVTGSVHEVPGKSGLAHILEHELFKGTKKVGVSDSIADERFMAIQDSLQALIRPAKLAGDTAKVRELTAKHDSVLNEHRKIFVKDELWGAYQAAGGTGLNAFTTDLMTAYIVTLPKNKIELFMWLEADRMQNAVLREFYSERSVVREERRMRYDDKPTGRYYESLNSLIYEAFPYRVPTIGWPSDIDNLTREMAEEHYRKYYKPRNAILVLAGDLDTTATMDLVKKYFASIPAGEEFPPLTIRDPEQAGEKRLAVKRPDAPNLFNLVFKTPEVGDPSLYALDIVEGVLNGRSGRLYKRLVEEEKLAVSASASNSPNKYISEFSVRVNLRPDADVAKVEKIVWEELEKLKVTPVSEREFHRVKNHAYAGLVRSLTDMENVATMLAWYEMYGDYRIFLDWADNLNKVTASQVQSVAAATFDHDKAVTGTLLKKK; from the coding sequence ATGACACGTCATTTCTTCCGCACGATTTTCGGTTTAGCCCTTGTTCCGGCCTTTGCGTTGGCCGCGGTAAACCTCCCTGTACACAAGGAAGTTCTCCCCAACGGGCTCACGGTTTTGTTGCACCCCAACAAGCAGGCGCCCACAGTGAGCTGCCGCTTGTTCTACGTGACGGGTTCGGTACACGAAGTCCCAGGCAAGTCAGGCCTTGCGCACATCCTGGAGCACGAGCTCTTCAAGGGCACCAAGAAGGTCGGCGTCTCGGACAGCATTGCCGACGAACGCTTCATGGCCATACAAGACAGCCTACAAGCGCTGATTCGCCCTGCCAAGCTGGCCGGAGATACCGCCAAAGTCCGCGAACTCACCGCAAAGCACGATTCCGTGCTGAACGAGCACCGCAAGATTTTCGTGAAGGATGAACTGTGGGGAGCCTACCAGGCCGCCGGCGGCACCGGGCTCAACGCCTTCACCACAGACTTGATGACAGCCTATATCGTGACGCTCCCCAAGAACAAGATTGAACTGTTCATGTGGCTCGAAGCCGACCGCATGCAAAACGCCGTACTCCGCGAGTTCTATTCCGAACGCTCCGTCGTGCGCGAGGAACGCCGCATGCGCTACGATGACAAGCCGACGGGCCGTTACTACGAAAGCCTGAATTCCCTGATTTACGAAGCATTCCCGTACCGCGTGCCGACCATCGGCTGGCCCAGCGACATCGACAACCTGACACGCGAAATGGCCGAAGAGCATTACCGCAAGTACTACAAGCCGCGCAACGCCATCCTCGTGCTGGCTGGCGACTTAGACACGACAGCCACGATGGATTTGGTCAAGAAGTACTTCGCTTCGATTCCTGCCGGCGAGGAATTTCCGCCGCTCACCATCCGCGACCCGGAACAGGCCGGCGAAAAGCGACTTGCCGTAAAGCGCCCCGATGCGCCGAACCTGTTCAATTTGGTATTCAAGACACCCGAGGTGGGTGACCCGTCGCTTTACGCGCTCGACATCGTCGAGGGCGTCCTGAACGGACGCTCCGGCCGCCTGTACAAAAGGCTCGTCGAAGAAGAAAAACTCGCCGTTAGCGCCAGCGCAAGCAACAGCCCCAACAAGTACATATCCGAATTCTCGGTCCGCGTAAACCTGCGCCCCGATGCCGATGTCGCCAAGGTCGAAAAAATTGTTTGGGAAGAACTCGAAAAGCTGAAGGTGACCCCCGTGAGCGAGCGCGAATTCCATCGCGTAAAGAACCATGCCTACGCAGGCCTGGTCCGCAGCCTCACCGACATGGAAAACGTCGCGACGATGCTCGCCTGGTACGAGATGTACGGCGACTACCGCATTTTCCTCGACTGGGCAGACAACCTGAACAAGGTGACCGCATCGCAAGTGCAGTCGGTCGCAGCCGCCACGTTCGACCACGACAAGGCCGTAACGGGAACGCTTCTCAAGAAGAAATAA
- a CDS encoding aldo/keto reductase — protein sequence MVLDEFYKLNNNQRIPKVALGTWQVPNGTAKTAVAAAIDAGFRNIDTAIAYENEEGVGEGIRAGLAATGIHRESIFVSSKIPAEVKSYKEAEKNILESLVRLDCRHIDLMLIHAPKPWSEMNSPFKGREYYGENLEVWRAMEEAYVAGRFRAIGVSNFEIEDLDNIMEGCRIMPAVNQIRVHIGHVPTELIEYCHTNGILVQAYSPNATGRLAGIPEICAMAEKYGVSVPQLASRFVLQLGLLPIPKSASPEHIRQNANLDFEINLEDMGKLLAIKDL from the coding sequence ATGGTTCTCGATGAGTTCTACAAACTAAATAACAACCAGCGGATTCCGAAAGTTGCGCTTGGGACATGGCAAGTCCCCAACGGGACGGCAAAAACCGCCGTTGCAGCGGCTATCGACGCCGGTTTCAGGAATATCGATACCGCCATCGCCTACGAAAACGAGGAAGGTGTGGGAGAAGGCATCCGAGCGGGCCTTGCCGCCACCGGCATTCACCGCGAAAGCATTTTTGTCTCTTCCAAAATTCCCGCCGAAGTCAAGTCATACAAAGAAGCCGAGAAGAACATTCTGGAATCGCTCGTGCGACTGGACTGCCGGCATATAGACCTCATGCTCATCCATGCGCCCAAGCCCTGGAGCGAGATGAACAGCCCCTTCAAGGGGCGGGAATACTATGGCGAGAATCTGGAAGTCTGGCGTGCCATGGAAGAAGCCTACGTTGCCGGGCGTTTCCGCGCCATCGGAGTGTCCAATTTCGAAATTGAAGACTTGGACAACATAATGGAAGGCTGCCGCATAATGCCCGCCGTAAACCAGATTCGCGTGCATATCGGGCATGTTCCGACGGAACTCATTGAATACTGCCACACCAACGGCATTTTGGTGCAGGCCTATTCTCCAAACGCCACGGGTCGCCTCGCAGGCATACCCGAAATCTGCGCAATGGCGGAAAAATACGGCGTATCTGTCCCCCAGCTAGCAAGCCGATTCGTATTGCAACTGGGCCTCTTGCCGATACCCAAATCGGCAAGCCCAGAACACATTCGCCAAAACGCGAACCTGGATTTCGAAATCAACCTTGAAGACATGGGAAAACTGCTCGCCATCAAGGACCTCTAG
- a CDS encoding cation diffusion facilitator family transporter, producing MTRVRKKDDSAEVRKVTWVGLAWNAALSIAKFVVGTLGNSQALVADAIHSASDFITDIAVIVGSHFWNSPPDAEHPYGHRRFETLITICIGIAVAVVGIGIGYNAVCNLIAGECKRPEFPVAIMALVSILVKEALFHYTRKAGKRIRSQALEANAWHHRSDAFSSIPVIVAVVTVIAIPELWFADAVGAIIVAFFILHSAKDIAWPGIHQVADRGASKEVSEKLKNIALSFPEVISIHGFRTRYVGNDLHVDLHIVVPADMTLLAAHDIAEDVEQKLIDCGENVVDALVHIDPYTPERAARGETKTITR from the coding sequence ATGACTCGCGTTCGCAAGAAAGATGACAGTGCCGAAGTTCGCAAGGTGACCTGGGTAGGGCTCGCCTGGAACGCTGCACTTTCTATCGCGAAATTTGTCGTGGGCACGCTCGGCAACTCACAGGCCCTCGTCGCCGACGCTATCCACAGCGCTTCCGATTTTATCACGGATATTGCCGTCATCGTGGGGAGCCATTTCTGGAATTCACCACCAGACGCAGAACACCCCTACGGGCACCGCCGCTTCGAGACGTTGATTACCATTTGCATCGGCATTGCCGTGGCCGTCGTCGGTATAGGAATCGGCTACAATGCCGTCTGCAACTTGATTGCAGGCGAATGCAAGAGGCCCGAATTTCCCGTAGCCATCATGGCCCTAGTTTCCATCCTCGTCAAGGAAGCCCTGTTCCACTATACACGGAAAGCAGGAAAACGAATTAGGAGCCAAGCCCTAGAAGCCAATGCCTGGCACCACAGGAGCGATGCATTCAGTTCCATTCCCGTAATTGTCGCTGTCGTGACCGTCATTGCTATACCGGAGCTCTGGTTCGCCGATGCCGTCGGAGCCATCATCGTGGCCTTCTTCATCTTGCATTCCGCCAAAGACATTGCATGGCCCGGAATCCACCAAGTGGCAGACCGGGGCGCATCCAAGGAAGTTTCGGAGAAGCTGAAAAATATCGCTCTTTCCTTCCCCGAAGTCATCAGCATCCACGGTTTCCGCACACGGTACGTGGGCAACGACTTGCATGTAGACCTGCATATTGTCGTCCCTGCCGACATGACCTTGCTGGCCGCCCACGACATTGCCGAAGATGTGGAACAAAAGCTCATTGACTGTGGCGAAAACGTGGTCGACGCGCTTGTCCATATTGACCCGTACACTCCAGAACGGGCCGCCCGTGGCGAAACCAAGACAATAACCCGCTAA
- a CDS encoding PEP/pyruvate-binding domain-containing protein, with the protein MMRLSVLAYFLLSALVATFWACSNDDSSRDTVRPVDPDIIEPDTTNADTTKKDTTHTDTTRSDSIKTDTLPVFIQNENEYTGFYKEDGYAAFRKLAYTSKTEMGSSYLVKFVITGFDTDSPEVHFMNTKAYPIHYDFAEMVLHDTRTVFEFESETYFTTEKNTVAGTLAYYASIDSMIALTFFPTDYITPEQVATVYKLIEERMLFLSPGASKNCLFYMPAGANAEDAAAEYAAEFKVANIPVYTHAQLFGDIPFLIMNTGTAYGMLRKLTAAELDTAIVSSHDILILETLPAEIPLAAATISKDAQTPLSHVNLAAKARKTPNIAFNGNELPDSLLALCGKLVKLEVKSNSYTVVEATLDEAKVFWNNSVRDPVTLTYDLTDSGFIDFADLDFNSAKSVGVKAANLAELHKLLPDNSPDGFAVPFYHYSHFMDYAQVTGELCERSFADCGAEGRSSEICTQVKTACAGALQVLDAESKTAEPVEASSTSSLSFSKGTSLRNYITSLVSREDFAADTRLREAMLDNIRYMFKHIPVEKSFGEALDAKVRGLYGEAGVRLRSSTNSEDLSDFNGAGLYKSVKATTREKDLPSDEIRKVWASVWSFKVFEERSLWNIDHFSVQMAVAVHESYPDEVANGVIITQNIADYSVAGIYANIQVGETSVTNPEGGELPEIISIIPSPPPQRGVQSVLLQHSTLCPDSLILNSGEIYVLYRTVKLIQDHFASLYKKNADALALDIEFKVMGEDRRMVFKQVRPYIN; encoded by the coding sequence ATGATGCGTTTGTCCGTACTTGCCTATTTCTTGTTGTCGGCTCTTGTGGCGACGTTTTGGGCGTGCTCTAATGACGATTCTTCCCGTGACACGGTTCGCCCTGTTGACCCTGATATCATAGAGCCCGATACGACGAATGCGGATACAACCAAAAAAGACACAACCCATACAGACACGACGCGGTCGGATTCTATCAAAACTGATACACTTCCTGTTTTTATCCAAAACGAGAACGAGTACACGGGTTTCTACAAAGAAGACGGCTATGCAGCTTTCCGCAAGTTGGCCTACACGTCGAAGACGGAAATGGGCTCGAGCTACCTGGTGAAATTTGTCATTACCGGCTTCGATACAGATTCTCCCGAAGTTCATTTCATGAACACGAAGGCGTACCCGATACATTACGACTTTGCGGAGATGGTTCTGCACGATACCCGCACGGTGTTTGAATTCGAAAGCGAGACGTATTTCACGACAGAGAAGAACACGGTTGCCGGTACGCTTGCGTACTACGCTTCCATCGATTCCATGATTGCGCTGACATTCTTCCCGACGGATTACATTACGCCCGAACAGGTGGCTACGGTCTATAAATTAATTGAAGAACGTATGCTGTTCCTTTCTCCGGGGGCATCCAAGAATTGCCTGTTCTACATGCCTGCGGGGGCGAATGCCGAGGATGCTGCCGCCGAATATGCCGCTGAGTTCAAGGTGGCGAACATCCCTGTCTATACACATGCCCAGTTGTTTGGCGATATACCGTTCTTGATAATGAACACTGGGACTGCATACGGAATGCTTCGAAAGCTCACTGCCGCGGAACTCGATACGGCGATTGTCTCTTCGCACGACATTTTGATTCTCGAAACGCTCCCTGCCGAAATTCCGCTTGCCGCAGCGACCATCAGCAAAGATGCGCAAACTCCGCTTTCGCACGTGAACCTGGCCGCGAAGGCCCGCAAGACGCCGAACATCGCGTTTAACGGCAACGAACTTCCCGATAGCCTGCTCGCCCTTTGCGGAAAACTGGTGAAGTTGGAAGTCAAGTCAAATTCCTATACGGTGGTCGAGGCCACTCTAGACGAGGCAAAAGTTTTCTGGAACAATAGCGTGCGCGACCCGGTGACGCTCACCTACGATTTGACGGATTCGGGCTTCATCGATTTCGCGGACCTCGATTTCAATTCGGCGAAATCGGTGGGTGTGAAGGCCGCGAACCTTGCGGAACTCCACAAACTGCTCCCCGACAACTCGCCCGACGGCTTCGCCGTGCCGTTCTACCACTACAGCCATTTTATGGATTACGCCCAGGTGACCGGGGAACTTTGCGAACGCTCCTTTGCCGACTGCGGGGCCGAAGGTCGCTCTTCGGAAATATGTACCCAGGTAAAAACCGCCTGTGCTGGCGCCCTGCAGGTTTTGGACGCTGAATCAAAGACCGCTGAGCCTGTCGAAGCGTCCTCAACAAGTTCCCTGAGCTTTTCGAAGGGAACATCTCTCCGCAACTACATTACGTCTTTGGTTTCCCGCGAAGACTTTGCCGCCGATACGCGCCTCCGCGAAGCGATGCTCGACAACATCCGCTACATGTTCAAGCACATCCCCGTCGAGAAATCCTTCGGCGAAGCTCTCGATGCCAAGGTGCGCGGGCTTTATGGCGAAGCCGGTGTGCGTTTGCGTTCCAGCACCAATTCCGAAGACTTGAGCGACTTCAACGGAGCGGGTCTCTACAAGTCCGTCAAGGCCACCACGCGCGAAAAGGACCTTCCATCCGACGAAATCCGCAAGGTGTGGGCTTCCGTATGGAGCTTCAAGGTCTTCGAGGAACGTTCCCTCTGGAACATCGACCACTTCTCGGTGCAGATGGCCGTGGCCGTGCATGAATCCTACCCGGACGAAGTCGCGAACGGCGTCATCATTACGCAGAATATCGCGGACTACTCGGTTGCCGGTATCTATGCGAACATCCAGGTCGGCGAAACGTCCGTCACCAATCCCGAAGGCGGTGAACTCCCGGAAATCATTTCCATCATCCCCTCGCCACCGCCGCAGCGCGGCGTGCAGAGCGTGCTCTTGCAGCATTCTACCCTCTGCCCCGATTCGCTAATCCTCAATAGCGGCGAAATCTACGTGCTCTACCGGACCGTCAAGTTGATCCAGGACCACTTTGCCTCGCTTTACAAGAAAAACGCCGACGCCCTTGCCCTTGATATCGAGTTCAAGGTCATGGGGGAGGACCGCAGGATGGTGTTCAAGCAGGTCCGACCCTACATTAATTAG
- a CDS encoding type II secretion system protein yields MLLGKALKRRKGFGIVEVLVSAAVLGFLYLALMNLQLGNRQTLLRIRGRDAAVEVAQQVLDSLQANGVNALPAADDGNPVIVDGLDYERTWERGTGILGDKSRIVYKTKIKVMPDSAYVVKNKTGLDSISHVYAKNVVVTVSWPFKGSTQSIDISGVIR; encoded by the coding sequence ATGTTGCTAGGTAAGGCTCTTAAAAGAAGGAAGGGCTTCGGCATCGTAGAGGTGCTGGTTTCCGCTGCTGTCCTTGGATTTTTATATCTCGCCCTGATGAACCTGCAGTTAGGGAATCGGCAGACGTTGCTCCGCATTCGTGGGCGTGATGCTGCAGTTGAGGTGGCACAGCAGGTGCTCGATTCGTTGCAGGCAAATGGCGTGAATGCTTTACCGGCTGCAGATGATGGAAATCCTGTCATAGTAGATGGCTTGGATTATGAACGCACCTGGGAGCGGGGTACCGGAATTCTAGGAGATAAGTCCCGTATAGTCTACAAAACAAAAATCAAGGTAATGCCTGATTCTGCCTATGTTGTAAAAAACAAAACGGGTTTGGACTCTATATCGCATGTATATGCAAAGAATGTTGTCGTGACTGTCAGTTGGCCTTTTAAGGGGTCCACTCAGTCTATAGATATTTCGGGGGTGATTCGATGA
- a CDS encoding type II secretion system protein — MNNKKGFTLVELLVYMAIIGVIVIVAGQAFSNSTKTRVRTQNMIKASSLAEQVGMLLRDDLAQMGAKSSLGASGFEQIPVSVAEDDKSSFVYFHDETNEFDSLSMLRVVNNDSGKCVRVEEVKWSVRDGILYRSCMTKSVDPDLCKNESDSENCPSTAPLAVQIADGVTKFRLIPATPNLLGGDQQIFPTSSASGMFRMLSRVDPSRNIVAMSVRPQPDESASNVVRLSGFNTNYKETPAEGDPIVYHQAYVLDASSVSWQWKDCARIRLMKGATYEISFSMPVNEDASRMFRPGKDHFAVGIRDTKENLFRKIADVPDVLVYPPETYEGRGVRRMRFSSKIADDETDVCIAFTFATFSPLVGAGIISISNLKVMKIADDNYSFVPNYVPDVVDKPFVRAFKLELQLNRKGESGEVDLVIPVPSNGQKEE, encoded by the coding sequence ATGAATAACAAGAAGGGTTTTACTCTCGTCGAACTGTTGGTATATATGGCCATTATTGGCGTCATTGTTATTGTTGCTGGGCAGGCTTTCAGTAATAGCACAAAAACTCGGGTCCGCACACAGAATATGATCAAGGCGAGCAGCCTTGCTGAACAAGTTGGTATGCTTCTTCGCGACGATTTGGCTCAGATGGGGGCGAAGTCGTCTTTGGGTGCGTCTGGATTTGAACAGATTCCTGTGTCTGTTGCGGAAGACGACAAATCTTCATTTGTTTATTTTCATGATGAAACAAATGAGTTTGACAGCCTTTCGATGTTGCGTGTCGTTAATAATGACAGCGGGAAGTGTGTTCGTGTGGAAGAGGTCAAATGGAGTGTTCGCGATGGCATACTTTATCGATCTTGCATGACTAAGAGTGTCGATCCCGATTTATGCAAAAATGAATCAGATTCCGAGAATTGTCCTTCGACGGCTCCACTTGCTGTTCAGATTGCGGATGGTGTGACAAAATTCAGGTTGATTCCTGCGACGCCTAATCTGTTGGGTGGAGATCAACAAATTTTCCCGACTTCTTCGGCAAGTGGTATGTTCCGTATGCTTTCTAGAGTGGATCCGTCAAGAAATATTGTTGCAATGAGTGTGAGACCGCAACCAGATGAGTCGGCTTCAAATGTTGTGCGATTGTCCGGTTTCAATACGAACTACAAGGAGACGCCTGCGGAGGGCGACCCGATAGTGTATCACCAAGCTTATGTACTTGATGCTAGTTCTGTATCTTGGCAATGGAAAGATTGCGCTCGGATTCGCCTAATGAAGGGGGCTACTTATGAGATATCATTCTCTATGCCGGTTAACGAAGATGCTTCGCGAATGTTCCGCCCGGGCAAGGACCATTTTGCCGTAGGCATTCGTGATACTAAGGAAAATTTATTTAGAAAGATTGCCGATGTGCCTGATGTTTTAGTATATCCGCCAGAGACGTATGAGGGCCGTGGAGTACGACGGATGCGTTTTTCGAGCAAGATTGCCGACGACGAAACCGATGTGTGTATTGCTTTTACTTTTGCAACGTTCTCGCCTTTGGTTGGCGCCGGAATTATTTCAATATCCAATTTAAAGGTAATGAAAATTGCGGATGACAATTATAGCTTTGTGCCTAACTATGTGCCGGATGTAGTGGATAAACCTTTCGTGCGGGCGTTCAAATTGGAGTTGCAACTAAATCGTAAAGGTGAATCCGGTGAAGTTGATCTTGTTATTCCTGTACCTAGTAATGGTCAAAAAGAAGAATAG
- a CDS encoding prepilin-type N-terminal cleavage/methylation domain-containing protein yields the protein MNGNCEKRGFTLMELMVYIAILGVVVLVAGRAFSDSTKFRVRTQNMLKASEVAEKVADMFSVDVSQMGAKIYKEAGSTSVPDMFVVSPKVYMDASAIVPDSSSFHLAQSANGGTDTLKMRRLRYSSTGQAEVVEEVVWFKRGKSLFRKCSVVEKIKSKTSSDCPDPSVAVEIASDIEQFHVVPAQPGVVGDAFSTSAEKALVLPVVGAGVNGTPFRLLSRYASGHSGDEHFHFLSVLPADGGERINLTGFVSNYDREHDKPILAGKEVNQVFVGKAFTGVAPVDGSHWNILCSKVTLEPSVTYEISFELPYNADNSRMFCPGRDHAAVGFRHLDGTLVEGLDDFLFYVPATDYEPNLRSFRFSLKKQEKNVCLAFTFATYSPASALGSVSIRNLRVRKVESANYNFDDKNYVPLIPDKKNVKAFLLELAVNRGGEKSNISLVVPVPSNGPRD from the coding sequence ATGAACGGGAATTGTGAAAAACGCGGCTTCACGTTAATGGAGCTTATGGTCTATATCGCCATTCTAGGGGTGGTGGTCCTTGTTGCAGGCCGTGCTTTCAGTGATAGTACCAAGTTCCGTGTACGCACCCAGAACATGCTCAAGGCAAGCGAGGTCGCGGAAAAAGTTGCTGATATGTTTTCCGTTGACGTGTCGCAGATGGGTGCCAAGATTTACAAAGAAGCTGGCAGCACCTCCGTACCCGATATGTTCGTAGTTTCCCCTAAAGTTTATATGGATGCATCCGCTATAGTTCCGGATTCGTCGTCGTTCCACCTGGCCCAGTCCGCAAATGGCGGAACGGATACTTTGAAGATGAGGCGCCTGCGCTATTCTTCGACGGGGCAGGCCGAAGTCGTTGAAGAGGTTGTCTGGTTCAAACGCGGCAAGTCTCTTTTCCGTAAATGCTCGGTCGTTGAAAAAATTAAATCGAAAACGTCGTCTGATTGTCCGGATCCGTCCGTGGCGGTGGAAATTGCTTCCGATATCGAACAATTCCACGTAGTCCCTGCGCAACCGGGTGTTGTCGGGGATGCTTTCTCGACTTCTGCGGAAAAGGCTCTTGTGCTCCCTGTTGTCGGCGCTGGGGTGAACGGAACTCCTTTCAGGCTCCTTTCGAGATATGCTTCGGGCCATAGTGGTGACGAGCATTTCCATTTCCTTTCTGTTTTGCCTGCCGATGGGGGCGAAAGAATTAATCTTACAGGTTTTGTGTCCAACTACGACAGAGAGCACGATAAACCCATTTTAGCGGGAAAAGAGGTGAACCAGGTGTTCGTGGGCAAGGCCTTTACGGGGGTTGCGCCGGTGGACGGCAGCCATTGGAACATCCTCTGTTCTAAGGTGACCTTGGAACCGAGCGTGACGTACGAGATTTCGTTCGAATTGCCGTACAATGCGGACAATAGTCGAATGTTCTGCCCTGGACGCGATCATGCTGCTGTGGGCTTTCGCCATTTGGATGGGACCTTGGTCGAGGGTCTTGACGACTTTTTGTTCTATGTACCGGCGACAGACTATGAACCGAATCTGCGTTCCTTCCGCTTTAGCTTGAAAAAGCAGGAGAAGAATGTTTGTCTTGCGTTCACTTTCGCGACCTATTCTCCCGCATCGGCGTTGGGCTCAGTATCTATACGGAATTTGCGGGTGCGAAAGGTTGAATCGGCGAATTACAACTTTGACGACAAGAATTATGTCCCTCTGATTCCGGATAAGAAGAACGTGAAAGCTTTCTTGCTGGAACTTGCAGTAAACAGGGGCGGCGAAAAATCGAATATTTCATTAGTGGTTCCTGTTCCGAGTAACGGGCCAAGGGACTAG